In Haloimpatiens massiliensis, the following are encoded in one genomic region:
- a CDS encoding phospho-sugar mutase has translation MLNYKEVYDQWLNSDYFDDKIKLELKNIGQNEEEIQDRFYKDLEFGTAGLRGKIGAGTNRMNKYIIKRTTQGLANYIIKKGEEYKNRGVAIAYDCRLFSKEFAKYTALVLAGNGIRSYLFEDLRPTPELSFAVKRLNTAMGIVITASHNPKDYNGYKVYGENGAQILTNAAESIMKEISKIENFNCINEIEETEAMEKGLLNIIGREIDDEYINKVKELSIRDSKDEIDKDIVVVYTPLNGAGNIPVRRVLRERGFKNINVVKEQEMPDGTFPTIEYPNPEDVKAFEYSISLGKKVGADLLIATDPDCDRVATMIKNSDGEYLALNGNQTGALLIKYILEGMKEKGMLPHNGIVVKSIVTGDLGMAVAEKYGVKTFQCLTGFKNICGLGEKLEKEQNYKFLFGYEESIGYTTGRFVMDKDGVITSMLLCEAAAYYKKQGKTLIDILNDVYEEFGYYREFSTSIVLEGIEGSKRIGRMMEEYRKSYPNEMCGEKLIRYIDFKIGEEKNLVTEEISKVDIPISDVLKFTFQDGSWYALRPSGTEPKIKLYIYVKKGSFKVAEYALKGMSEHILNKLYSIK, from the coding sequence GTGTTAAATTATAAAGAAGTATATGATCAATGGTTAAACAGTGATTATTTTGATGATAAAATAAAACTAGAGTTAAAGAATATAGGGCAAAACGAAGAAGAGATACAAGACAGATTTTATAAGGATTTAGAATTTGGCACAGCAGGTTTAAGAGGAAAAATAGGTGCAGGCACTAATAGAATGAACAAGTATATAATAAAAAGAACTACTCAAGGGCTTGCAAACTACATAATTAAAAAAGGTGAAGAATATAAGAATAGGGGAGTTGCTATTGCTTATGATTGCAGACTTTTTTCAAAGGAATTTGCAAAATATACTGCATTAGTTTTAGCGGGTAATGGTATAAGGTCATATTTATTTGAGGATTTAAGACCAACTCCAGAACTCTCCTTTGCAGTAAAAAGATTAAATACAGCCATGGGCATAGTTATAACTGCTAGCCATAATCCAAAGGATTATAATGGATACAAAGTATATGGAGAAAATGGAGCACAGATACTTACAAATGCAGCAGAAAGTATAATGAAAGAAATTTCCAAAATAGAAAACTTCAATTGTATAAATGAAATAGAAGAAACAGAAGCTATGGAAAAAGGCTTATTAAATATAATAGGAAGAGAAATAGATGATGAATATATAAATAAGGTTAAAGAATTGTCTATAAGAGATTCAAAAGATGAAATAGACAAAGATATAGTAGTAGTTTATACACCATTAAATGGAGCTGGAAATATACCTGTAAGAAGAGTTTTGAGGGAAAGAGGCTTTAAAAACATAAATGTAGTGAAGGAACAGGAGATGCCTGACGGAACTTTTCCTACTATTGAATATCCAAATCCAGAGGATGTAAAAGCTTTTGAATACTCTATATCTCTTGGCAAAAAAGTAGGTGCAGACTTATTAATTGCTACAGATCCAGACTGTGATAGAGTGGCTACTATGATAAAAAACAGTGATGGTGAATATTTAGCCTTAAACGGAAATCAAACTGGTGCACTTTTAATTAAGTACATATTAGAAGGAATGAAGGAAAAAGGAATGCTTCCACACAATGGGATAGTTGTTAAATCAATAGTTACAGGTGATTTAGGTATGGCTGTTGCTGAAAAGTATGGTGTGAAAACATTTCAATGCCTAACTGGATTTAAAAATATATGTGGATTAGGTGAAAAATTAGAAAAAGAACAAAATTATAAATTTTTATTTGGATATGAAGAAAGTATAGGTTATACTACTGGTAGATTTGTAATGGATAAAGATGGAGTTATAACTTCAATGCTTTTATGTGAGGCGGCCGCATATTATAAAAAACAAGGAAAAACATTAATAGATATATTAAACGATGTTTATGAGGAATTTGGATATTATAGAGAATTCTCTACTTCTATAGTATTAGAAGGTATAGAAGGAAGCAAGCGAATTGGAAGAATGATGGAGGAATATAGGAAGAGTTATCCTAATGAAATGTGTGGAGAAAAACTTATTAGATATATAGATTTTAAAATAGGAGAAGAAAAGAATTTAGTAACTGAAGAGATTTCTAAGGTGGATATACCTATATCAGATGTTTTAAAATTTACATTCCAAGATGGTTCTTGGTATGCTTTAAGACCTTCAGGTACAGAACCAAAGATAAAATTATATATATATGTTAAAAAGGGCTCTTTTAAAGTAGCTGAATATGCTTTAAAAGGTATGTCTGAACACATATTAAATAAACTTTATTCTATAAAATAA
- a CDS encoding LacI family DNA-binding transcriptional regulator, translated as MAVTIKHIADKAGVSLATVSRVLNDSGYVKEETRKKVVQAIKELNYTPSAIARSLTKKKTNVIGVVVPDINNPHFGELIKGISKVVDAANLNMILCDTDESPEKELKALQLLREQRIEGIIVSPTSNENDFNSECLNTLENLGIPIVLLDGDVKYSNFSGVFVDNIKGAYEGTTALIKEGHNKIAIITGRINSKPAKDRLIGYKKALAANNIDIKEEYIFYGDYKEESGYKLTKEILNMKERPTAIFSSNNMMTLGCIKAFNEYGISIPKDMAIIAFDELKVLNILGMNISFISTPTEEMGRTAMELLLENLKDKEKTQVNRITLHPKLLLKGSERFK; from the coding sequence ATGGCAGTTACAATAAAGCATATAGCAGATAAGGCAGGAGTATCTTTAGCAACGGTTTCTAGAGTTCTAAATGATTCGGGTTATGTAAAAGAAGAAACTAGAAAAAAAGTAGTGCAAGCAATAAAAGAACTTAATTATACACCGAGTGCTATAGCTAGAAGTTTAACAAAAAAGAAAACGAATGTAATAGGTGTAGTAGTACCAGATATTAACAACCCTCACTTTGGAGAATTGATAAAAGGAATATCAAAAGTAGTGGATGCTGCCAATTTAAACATGATACTATGTGACACAGATGAAAGTCCAGAAAAGGAATTGAAGGCTCTACAGTTATTGAGAGAACAAAGAATAGAGGGAATAATTGTTTCACCTACGTCTAATGAAAATGATTTCAATAGTGAGTGCTTAAACACTTTAGAAAACTTAGGAATACCTATTGTACTTTTAGATGGAGATGTTAAATACTCTAATTTTAGTGGGGTGTTTGTGGACAACATAAAAGGTGCATATGAAGGTACTACGGCTCTTATAAAAGAAGGACATAATAAAATAGCAATAATAACAGGTAGAATTAATTCCAAGCCTGCAAAAGATAGACTTATTGGATATAAAAAAGCTTTAGCTGCAAATAATATAGATATAAAAGAAGAATATATTTTTTATGGTGATTATAAAGAAGAAAGTGGATATAAATTAACTAAAGAAATTCTAAATATGAAAGAGAGACCTACAGCTATATTTTCTAGCAATAACATGATGACATTAGGGTGTATAAAAGCATTTAATGAGTATGGAATCAGTATACCTAAGGATATGGCAATTATAGCCTTTGATGAGCTGAAAGTTTTAAATATCCTTGGGATGAATATAAGTTTTATTTCAACACCTACAGAAGAAATGGGTAGAACAGCTATGGAATTACTTTTAGAAAATTTAAAGGATAAAGAAAAAACTCAAGTTAATAGAATAACCCTGCATCCAAAGCTTTTACTAAAAGGATCAGAAAGGTTTAAATAG
- a CDS encoding MalY/PatB family protein produces the protein MSYDFNKVVDRFHTKSVKWDLLEEMYGNKEVIPMWVADMDFEVPEEITKAIKERLNHEIFGYSFRGKEYNEAVINWMKQRHEWDIKSEWIKFTPGVVPALNFILRAFTKPGDQVIIQTPVYHPFARSIKNNGCTVVTNPLKYENFTYKMDLKDLEKKITNRTRMLILCNPHNPVGRVWSKEELIALGEICLKHGILVVSDEIHFDLIYKENKHTVFASISEEFAQNSIVCTAPSKTFNIAGFQTSNIIIPNDKLRNLFSIELENLAINGPNIFGCEALIAAYNSGAQWLDDLIDYLKENLDFLISFIEKRIPKIKVVKPEGTYLVWLDCSGLNMNSEEMREFFVKKVKLGLDDGIMFGEEGEKFQRVNIACPRSILKQALERIEKEVNKL, from the coding sequence ATGTCATATGATTTTAATAAGGTAGTGGACAGGTTTCATACGAAAAGTGTTAAGTGGGATCTATTAGAGGAAATGTATGGAAATAAAGAAGTTATACCTATGTGGGTAGCAGACATGGACTTTGAAGTTCCGGAGGAGATAACAAAGGCTATAAAGGAAAGACTAAATCATGAGATATTTGGATACAGCTTTAGAGGTAAGGAGTATAATGAGGCAGTAATTAATTGGATGAAACAGCGTCATGAATGGGATATAAAGAGTGAATGGATAAAATTTACTCCGGGAGTAGTACCGGCTTTAAATTTTATATTAAGAGCTTTTACAAAACCAGGAGATCAGGTGATTATACAAACGCCTGTATATCATCCTTTTGCTAGATCCATAAAGAATAATGGGTGTACAGTTGTAACAAATCCTTTAAAATATGAGAACTTTACATATAAAATGGATTTAAAAGACTTAGAAAAGAAAATAACTAATAGAACAAGAATGTTAATTTTATGTAATCCACACAATCCTGTGGGAAGAGTATGGAGTAAAGAAGAATTAATAGCTTTAGGAGAGATATGTCTAAAACATGGAATATTGGTAGTGTCTGATGAAATACATTTTGATCTTATATATAAAGAAAATAAGCACACTGTATTTGCATCTATAAGTGAAGAATTTGCTCAAAATTCTATAGTTTGCACAGCGCCAAGTAAAACATTCAATATAGCAGGATTTCAAACATCCAATATAATAATACCTAATGATAAACTTAGAAATCTATTTAGTATAGAGTTAGAGAATTTAGCTATAAATGGTCCTAATATATTTGGTTGTGAAGCATTAATTGCGGCATATAATTCAGGTGCACAGTGGCTGGATGATCTTATAGATTACTTAAAGGAGAATTTAGATTTCCTAATTAGTTTTATAGAAAAAAGAATACCAAAGATTAAGGTGGTTAAGCCAGAAGGAACATATCTGGTTTGGCTTGATTGTTCAGGATTAAATATGAATAGTGAAGAAATGAGAGAATTTTTTGTTAAAAAAGTAAAGCTGGGATTAGATGATGGAATAATGTTCGGAGAAGAAGGCGAAAAATTCCAAAGGGTAAATATAGCTTGTCCTAGGAGTATATTAAAACAGGCTTTAGAAAGAATAGAAAAAGAAGTTAATAAACTTTAA
- a CDS encoding ACT domain-containing protein yields the protein MGSKYFIIDSKVLPEVFAKVVELKELLYIGKVKDISEGVKVVGISRSTYYKYKDFVFSLSENVKGQKVTIGLLLENQKGTLSGILDEIARHNGNILTINQDIPINNAANVTITFNISDMDVEMNKLLEGINKLKNVIKVSLIAME from the coding sequence TTGGGAAGTAAGTATTTTATAATAGATTCGAAAGTTCTTCCAGAAGTATTTGCGAAAGTTGTTGAACTTAAAGAGCTATTATATATAGGAAAGGTAAAGGACATATCAGAGGGAGTAAAGGTTGTTGGTATAAGTAGAAGTACATATTATAAGTATAAAGATTTCGTTTTCTCTTTGTCGGAAAATGTAAAAGGACAAAAGGTTACCATTGGACTTTTACTTGAAAACCAAAAGGGAACTCTTTCGGGAATACTTGATGAAATAGCAAGGCACAATGGGAATATACTAACTATAAATCAAGATATACCTATAAATAATGCTGCTAATGTAACTATAACTTTTAACATTTCTGATATGGATGTAGAGATGAATAAACTTTTAGAGGGAATAAATAAATTGAAAAATGTAATAAAAGTAAGCTTGATAGCTATGGAATAG
- a CDS encoding L-threonine 3-dehydrogenase: MKKILVTGCLGQIGSELTMKLRNTYGNDNVVATDIRKLEGNEVIESGPFEILDVNDGKAMGEIAKKYNVDSIIHLAALLSAVAEAKPVLAWNINMGGLFNALEVARELKCSFFTPSSIGAFGPSTPKDKTPQDTIQRPQTMYGVTKVSGELLCDYYFKRFGVDTRGVRFPGLISYKTLPGGGTTDYAVDIYYKALQDKKYASFIGEGTYMDMMYIPDALDAIVNLMEADGSKLKHRNAFNITAMSFAPEHVAAEIKKHIQEFQMTYDVDPVRQAIANSWPNSIDDSAAREEWGFNPKYDLASMTTDMLEKLRVKLNIK, encoded by the coding sequence ATGAAAAAAATATTAGTTACAGGATGCTTGGGACAAATAGGCTCAGAGCTTACAATGAAATTAAGAAATACTTATGGAAATGACAACGTTGTAGCTACAGACATAAGAAAACTTGAAGGAAATGAAGTAATAGAATCAGGTCCATTTGAAATATTAGATGTTAATGATGGAAAAGCTATGGGTGAAATTGCAAAAAAATATAATGTTGATTCAATAATTCACCTAGCAGCATTATTATCAGCAGTAGCAGAAGCAAAACCAGTACTTGCATGGAATATAAACATGGGTGGATTATTTAATGCACTAGAAGTTGCTAGAGAATTAAAATGTTCATTCTTTACTCCAAGTTCAATTGGTGCTTTTGGTCCATCAACACCAAAAGATAAAACACCACAAGACACAATACAAAGACCACAAACTATGTATGGTGTAACAAAGGTTTCAGGAGAACTTTTATGTGACTACTACTTTAAGAGATTTGGTGTAGATACAAGAGGGGTTCGTTTCCCAGGATTAATATCATATAAGACATTACCAGGTGGCGGAACTACTGACTACGCAGTAGATATATATTACAAAGCTCTACAAGATAAAAAATATGCTTCATTTATAGGAGAAGGAACATACATGGATATGATGTATATACCAGATGCTCTTGATGCTATAGTTAACTTAATGGAAGCAGATGGCTCAAAATTAAAGCATAGAAATGCATTTAACATAACAGCTATGAGCTTTGCACCAGAACATGTAGCAGCAGAAATAAAGAAACACATTCAAGAATTCCAAATGACTTACGATGTAGACCCTGTTAGACAAGCAATAGCTAATTCATGGCCAAATTCTATAGATGATTCAGCAGCACGTGAGGAATGGGGATTCAATCCAAAATATGATTTAGCTTCTATGACAACAGATATGTTAGAAAAATTAAGAGTTAAATTAAATATAAAATAA
- a CDS encoding glycine C-acetyltransferase: MGSKCLEKFLKEGLEDLRSKGLYNQIESLESPNGPIIKINGHDLINLSSNNYLGFATNKRMMEAAKKAVDKYGVGAGAVRTINGTLDIHDELERKIAELKDAEAAIAFQSGFNCNAGAIQAIMDKNDAILSDELNHASIIDGCRLSKAKIIRVNHSDMDDLRKKAKEAKESGLYNKIMVITDGVFSMDGDIAKLPEIVKIAEEFDLITYVDDAHGEGVLGKGKGIVSHFGLEGKVDLEIGTLSKALGVVGGCVTGSKDLIDWLKVRARPFLFSTSLTPGAAAAVIEAINILMESSEAVDRVWKNGDYLKKGLKELGFNIGNSETPITPCIIGDEKTAQKFSAKLREEGVYAKSIVFPTVPLGTARVRNMPTADHTKEMLDKALEIYAKVGKELGVIK; this comes from the coding sequence ATGGGAAGTAAGTGTTTAGAAAAATTCTTAAAGGAAGGACTAGAGGATTTAAGAAGTAAGGGACTATATAACCAAATAGAATCACTAGAAAGTCCAAATGGACCAATAATAAAAATAAACGGTCATGACCTTATAAATTTGTCTTCTAACAATTATTTAGGATTTGCTACAAATAAAAGAATGATGGAAGCTGCAAAAAAAGCTGTAGACAAATATGGAGTAGGAGCAGGTGCAGTTAGAACAATAAATGGTACTTTAGATATACACGATGAATTAGAAAGAAAAATTGCAGAACTTAAAGATGCAGAAGCAGCTATAGCTTTCCAATCAGGATTTAACTGTAATGCAGGTGCAATCCAAGCTATTATGGATAAAAATGATGCCATATTATCAGATGAGTTAAACCATGCTTCTATAATAGATGGATGCAGACTTTCTAAAGCTAAAATAATAAGAGTTAATCACTCTGATATGGATGATTTAAGAAAGAAAGCTAAGGAAGCTAAGGAAAGTGGACTATACAATAAAATAATGGTTATAACAGATGGAGTATTCTCTATGGATGGAGATATAGCTAAGCTTCCAGAAATAGTAAAAATAGCAGAAGAATTTGATTTAATAACTTATGTTGATGATGCTCATGGTGAAGGAGTGCTTGGAAAGGGTAAAGGTATAGTAAGTCATTTTGGACTTGAAGGAAAAGTAGATTTAGAAATAGGAACTTTATCAAAAGCATTAGGAGTTGTAGGAGGATGTGTAACAGGAAGTAAAGATTTAATTGACTGGTTAAAAGTAAGAGCAAGACCATTCTTATTCTCAACTTCATTGACTCCAGGAGCAGCTGCTGCTGTAATAGAAGCTATTAATATATTAATGGAAAGTTCAGAAGCAGTAGATAGAGTATGGAAAAATGGAGATTACTTAAAGAAAGGCTTAAAAGAATTAGGATTCAATATAGGAAACAGTGAAACTCCAATAACTCCATGTATAATTGGAGATGAAAAGACAGCTCAAAAATTCAGTGCTAAATTAAGAGAAGAGGGAGTTTATGCTAAATCAATAGTATTCCCAACAGTACCTCTTGGAACAGCTAGGGTTAGAAATATGCCAACAGCAGATCATACAAAGGAAATGCTTGACAAAGCACTAGAAATATACGCAAAAGTTGGTAAGGAACTTGGAGTTATAAAATAG
- the glyA gene encoding serine hydroxymethyltransferase, translated as MIDKLIYEQDNELALLMEKELERQKGNIELIASENIASPAVIEAMGNHLTNKYAEGYPGKRYYGGCEFVDEIEDLARERLKKIFGAEHVNVQPHSGASANIAAYFAIIKPGDTILGMNLSHGGHLTHGSPVNISGSYFNVVSYGVDPDDQRIDYEEVRRLAIENKPKVIVAGASAYPRIIDFAKFREIADEVGAYLMVDMAHIAGLVAAGLHPNPVEYADIVTSTTHKTLRGPRGGVILCKKELAKAIDKAIFPGTQGGPLMHIIAAKAVCFKEALSDEFKEYQKQVVKNAKALAEALVDRGFNLVSGGTDNHLVLVDLRNKNITGKEAQILLDKIHITANKNSVPFETESPFVTSGIRLGSPAVTTRGMKEEDMVEIADIISKAIENREDLEPLNKRVAALCQKYPLYEGLK; from the coding sequence ATGATAGATAAGCTAATATATGAACAAGATAATGAATTAGCACTATTAATGGAGAAAGAATTAGAAAGACAAAAGGGAAATATTGAACTTATAGCTTCAGAAAATATTGCAAGTCCAGCAGTTATAGAAGCTATGGGAAACCACCTAACAAATAAATATGCAGAAGGTTATCCAGGAAAAAGATATTATGGTGGATGCGAATTCGTAGATGAAATAGAAGATCTTGCAAGAGAAAGACTTAAGAAGATATTTGGAGCAGAACATGTAAATGTTCAGCCACATTCTGGAGCAAGTGCTAATATTGCTGCATATTTTGCTATTATTAAACCAGGAGATACAATTTTAGGAATGAATTTATCTCATGGCGGACACTTGACTCATGGAAGTCCAGTTAACATATCAGGAAGTTATTTTAATGTAGTATCTTATGGAGTAGATCCAGATGACCAAAGAATAGATTATGAAGAAGTTAGAAGATTAGCTATAGAGAACAAACCAAAGGTTATTGTAGCAGGAGCTAGTGCTTATCCAAGAATAATAGATTTTGCTAAATTTAGAGAAATTGCAGATGAAGTTGGAGCATATTTAATGGTAGATATGGCTCATATAGCTGGTCTTGTAGCAGCTGGACTTCATCCAAATCCAGTAGAATATGCTGACATAGTAACTTCTACTACTCATAAAACATTAAGAGGACCAAGAGGAGGAGTAATCCTTTGTAAGAAAGAACTTGCTAAGGCTATAGATAAAGCTATATTCCCAGGAACTCAAGGTGGTCCACTAATGCACATAATAGCTGCAAAAGCAGTATGCTTTAAGGAAGCTTTATCAGATGAATTTAAAGAGTATCAAAAACAAGTAGTTAAAAACGCTAAAGCTTTAGCAGAAGCTCTTGTAGATAGAGGATTCAACTTAGTTTCAGGTGGTACAGATAATCATTTAGTACTTGTAGATTTAAGAAATAAGAACATAACAGGAAAAGAAGCTCAAATATTATTAGACAAGATTCATATAACAGCAAACAAAAATTCAGTTCCTTTTGAAACTGAAAGCCCATTTGTAACTAGTGGAATAAGATTAGGATCACCAGCTGTTACTACAAGAGGTATGAAAGAAGAGGATATGGTAGAAATAGCTGATATAATTTCTAAAGCAATAGAAAATAGAGAAGATTTAGAGCCATTAAATAAGAGAGTAGCAGCTCTATGCCAAAAATATCCACTATATGAGGGATTAAAATAA
- a CDS encoding GNAT family N-acetyltransferase: protein MQIIQASIDDLNEIMFLIKLCVKKMNEEGSNQWDESYPNEQIIKEDIQSGYLFAAKFNGKIIGIIVLNHIEAKEYNEINWTDSKGKIIVIHRMAVDINWQRKGVAKDLLYFSEKFARNNDFTSIRTDTYIENLKMQSMFKKLGYRKVGQVFFNNGKNKPFICFEKLL, encoded by the coding sequence GTGCAAATAATACAGGCATCCATAGATGATTTAAATGAAATTATGTTTTTAATTAAACTTTGTGTTAAGAAAATGAATGAGGAAGGTTCTAACCAATGGGACGAGTCTTATCCTAATGAACAAATAATTAAAGAAGACATCCAATCTGGTTATTTATTTGCTGCTAAATTTAATGGTAAAATTATTGGAATAATAGTACTAAACCATATTGAAGCAAAAGAATACAATGAAATTAATTGGACTGATTCCAAAGGCAAAATAATTGTTATTCATAGAATGGCTGTAGATATAAACTGGCAAAGAAAAGGAGTAGCAAAAGATTTATTATATTTTTCGGAGAAATTTGCACGAAATAATGACTTTACTTCTATTAGGACAGACACCTATATAGAAAACCTTAAAATGCAATCTATGTTTAAAAAACTTGGCTACAGAAAAGTAGGACAAGTGTTTTTTAACAATGGAAAAAACAAGCCATTTATATGCTTTGAGAAATTACTTTAA
- a CDS encoding heavy-metal-associated domain-containing protein, whose protein sequence is MKKTLKVEGMSCMHCVKHVKEALEELEGVKHVEVDLELKIAKVEMEKNIEDIILKNAIEDAGYEVIEIA, encoded by the coding sequence ATGAAAAAAACATTAAAAGTAGAAGGTATGAGCTGTATGCATTGTGTAAAACATGTAAAAGAAGCTCTTGAAGAGCTAGAAGGTGTAAAACATGTAGAAGTAGATTTGGAGTTAAAGATAGCAAAAGTAGAAATGGAAAAGAATATAGAAGATATTATTTTAAAAAATGCTATAGAAGATGCAGGTTATGAAGTAATAGAGATAGCTTAA
- a CDS encoding peroxiredoxin family protein: MKKKYILTSILVVAIVAAVYGMKVYTDSYKESLAQNKENKIEKSQSTSDKYKEENKVQESTDYYKSTDFTLKNIEGKTVKLSDFKGKKVFLNFWATWCEPCRSEIPDMIKLQNEIKDSNIVILAINIGESKNKVEDFVKKNNMNFTVLLDEEQKVASKYSVSGIPTTYLIDENGKLIKWTTGAMEIYMMKDFIK, encoded by the coding sequence ATGAAAAAGAAGTATATTTTAACTAGTATACTGGTAGTGGCGATAGTTGCAGCAGTTTATGGAATGAAGGTTTATACTGATTCATATAAAGAGAGTTTAGCGCAGAATAAGGAAAATAAAATTGAAAAATCACAAAGTACGTCAGATAAGTATAAAGAGGAGAATAAAGTTCAAGAAAGTACAGATTATTATAAATCTACAGATTTTACTTTAAAGAATATAGAAGGTAAAACTGTGAAATTAAGCGATTTTAAAGGTAAAAAGGTATTTTTAAATTTTTGGGCTACATGGTGTGAGCCTTGTAGAAGTGAGATACCAGATATGATAAAACTACAAAATGAAATTAAAGATTCAAATATAGTTATATTGGCTATAAATATAGGAGAAAGTAAAAATAAGGTAGAAGATTTTGTGAAGAAAAATAATATGAATTTCACTGTTCTACTAGATGAAGAACAAAAGGTAGCTTCAAAATATAGTGTTTCAGGAATACCAACTACATACTTAATTGATGAAAATGGCAAACTTATAAAATGGACTACAGGTGCTATGGAAATATATATGATGAAGGATTTTATAAAATAA
- a CDS encoding cytochrome c biogenesis CcdA family protein codes for MNDVNILLAFSAGVLSFLSPCILPLIPAYITYLTGMSIEDINGGKDKITVMKKSLGFILGFSIIFILMGVSISSIGKALSNNKDMFRKIGGVLIIIFGLHTMGILKIKTLYRERRTLNLRNAQGTFGSIVLGMAFATGWTPCIGPILSSILIYAGSTDSIGKGVLLLVFYSLGMAIPFFLTALLIQKLSVYLKKIYKYFPLISFISGLVLILMGIMIFTNKLIILNNYLNF; via the coding sequence ATGAATGATGTAAATATATTGTTAGCTTTTTCTGCAGGGGTACTTTCCTTTTTATCTCCGTGTATTTTGCCACTTATTCCAGCTTATATAACGTATTTAACGGGAATGAGTATAGAAGATATAAATGGTGGAAAAGATAAAATAACTGTAATGAAAAAGTCTCTTGGATTTATATTAGGATTCTCTATAATATTTATATTAATGGGGGTATCCATAAGCAGCATTGGAAAAGCTCTTTCAAATAACAAGGATATGTTTAGAAAAATAGGAGGAGTATTAATTATAATATTTGGACTACATACCATGGGAATATTAAAGATAAAGACCTTATATAGAGAAAGAAGAACTTTAAATTTAAGAAATGCCCAAGGTACATTTGGATCTATAGTATTGGGAATGGCTTTTGCAACTGGATGGACACCATGTATAGGCCCAATATTATCTTCTATACTAATTTATGCAGGAAGTACTGATAGTATAGGTAAAGGAGTATTGTTGTTAGTATTTTATTCTTTAGGTATGGCTATACCATTTTTCCTTACAGCTTTATTAATACAAAAACTAAGTGTGTATTTAAAGAAAATATATAAATATTTCCCATTAATAAGTTTTATCAGTGGTTTAGTTCTCATTTTAATGGGAATAATGATATTTACTAATAAACTAATAATTTTAAATAACTATTTGAACTTTTAG
- a CDS encoding biotin transporter BioY encodes MLKARDITLVALFAALMVIGAYLSIPTPLVPLTFQAFFACLAGALLGAKLGALSQIVYILLGLIGLPVFQGGKAGPTTIVNPTFGYILGFLVGAYLIGKLIEKRKATYKNLSISIIIGLIIMYVFGTIYFYLIMNFYMQNPMGIMKVIKICVAPFIIKDILLSSVAAAIAKKTLPVIKKL; translated from the coding sequence TTGTTGAAAGCAAGAGATATTACTTTAGTAGCACTATTTGCAGCACTTATGGTAATAGGAGCTTATTTATCCATACCTACTCCTTTAGTTCCATTAACTTTTCAAGCATTTTTTGCCTGCTTAGCTGGAGCTTTATTAGGCGCTAAATTAGGTGCCTTATCACAAATAGTATATATTTTATTAGGTCTCATTGGGCTTCCTGTTTTTCAAGGAGGAAAGGCAGGTCCTACTACAATAGTTAATCCAACCTTTGGATATATATTAGGTTTCTTAGTAGGAGCTTATTTAATAGGTAAATTAATAGAAAAAAGAAAAGCTACTTATAAAAATTTATCCATAAGCATAATTATAGGTCTTATAATTATGTATGTGTTTGGAACAATTTATTTTTACTTAATAATGAATTTTTATATGCAAAATCCTATGGGAATAATGAAAGTTATAAAAATATGTGTAGCACCTTTTATTATAAAAGACATTCTTCTAAGTAGTGTAGCAGCAGCTATAGCTAAAAAGACTCTACCTGTGATAAAAAAATTATAA